The following are from one region of the Epinephelus fuscoguttatus linkage group LG11, E.fuscoguttatus.final_Chr_v1 genome:
- the knstrn gene encoding small kinetochore-associated protein, translated as MSSKIPRGVQLPAETKKMGHKVESRDTAAVHPTANTAQKSDGILKPQKENMQRKNVAPKVHKGVSTRYGQQAELKEQNQHLMATNEELQRNLTETQQRVAEMELQFSDLEKENAEVKKDLKNCHMLLVSAKVDPVLGEKVGEAAQQNEDQRREVMSVSTDLLNQLKAFGDTASQQRAQLEEIQTMMTELAKAREHMMQERKDFSLQAAEMDQALKEAEALLL; from the exons ATGTCTTCAAAAATCCCAAGAG GTGTTCAGTTACCTGCAGAAACGAAGAAAATGGGTCATAAAGTTGAATCCAGAGACACAGCAGCTGTACATCCAACagcaaatactgctcaaaaatcAGATGGTATCCTTAAACCTCAGAAAGAAAACATGCAACG GAAAAATGTTGCTCCTAAAGTTCACAAAGG GGTCTCCACCAGGTATGGACAACAGGCAGAGCTCAAGGAGCAAAATCAGCATCTTATGGCGACcaatgaagagctgcagagaaacctcacagagacacag CAAAGAGTAGCTGAGATGGAGCTGCAGTTCAGTGACCTTGAAAAGGAAAACGCAGAGGTAAAGAAAGACCTGAAGAACTGTCACATGCTCCTCGTCTCGGCCAAAGTAGACCCAG TTTTAGGAGAAAAGGTTGGAGAGGCTGCACAACAAAATGAAGATCAAAGAAGAGAAGTTATG AGTGTCTCCACAGATCTGCTGAATCAATTGAAAGCGTTTGGAGATACTGCATCACAGCAACGTGCTCAGCTAGAG GAAATCCAAACAATGATGACAGAACTCGCTAAAGCACGGGAACATATGATGCAGGAGAGGAAGGACTTTTCCCTGCAGGCTGCTGAAATGGACCAAGCTCTCAAGGAGGCAGAAGCTCTCCTGTTGTAA
- the knl1 gene encoding uncharacterized protein knl1 — MEPLDPARNDEGSGFSKRRISSILKAPRKSIRFPDPEQQENVVECVKPVEKRISRRVSFAPADDVLVFTKDVKNARSPLQDLMTTTAAATQNRVQVAVTDGIQQITGMETLLNAPLHASQQRDKVTFDTGADFGERTVVFSTDDAFMDMTHSHTINIANDAELLADISLRNYDALPARGEKTVMFTANDGCIDKIPSGGSVSLPTSRNMHLSVEKINISSSVPSFNPGFENFLVSLSKPSGPSVNPVITRMTPPAGVSSEETSCSLAQIKTQRAVVDKENQAPTSVSAVMEKSLNTSRKIGELSYGSALCPKDDVSMDMTEAHTGRILGLTDDDDDDDDDVFQCLIPTQKMRSHLDNRVPQTAEKTKQQQSGKTPASFNPKDMTSLKNPPLHASLQKHKVNFDAKDECREKTIMFTAGDEFMDMTQCHTVNISSGSVAPPNQNVDIFPTCEKRDKASSATMLQERKRETCGAPGSSAHLDPEFQNFLSALFKPSASSGNPPPLPALSSQEAVNTNSSLSQVNSDGEEKRAQNKSRSFGGSLNVGTVCPENDVSMDMTEAQTGRITALAGSDDPFQFLFPTQDMYSQGDSQRKQEKTSGQKNCTGLETSSKPLLKTNMQRNQAKFDAEDDCRDKTVRFTADDACMDVTHSHTVNIATHLKLQSQQNSDLLPTCGEKTVRFTANDAAMDMTQCLTVNIANSLVSDSVCPVKKQEVETSGLPRNRPSSAHRLDPLFNTSLSKPSGPGVNPVIAGVKPTAVQSFNIRDSLNGGTVCPEEDVTMEMTEAQTGRILAITGADDPLQCLFPTEDMYPQSSSLKKEEMTSRQQHSEALGSSNRQGMETTLTTSLKTRLQRQVKCDIEDDYREKTVRFTADDAAMDVTRSHTVNIATDLHLHSHQNVDFLPAFGEKTVRFTANDAAMDVTRSHTAIIATDLQLQSQPNVDFLPAFGEKTVRFSANDAAMDVTRSHTAIIATDLQLQSQPHVDFLPACGEKTVRFSASDAAMDVTRSHTAIISTDFDPKSHQNVDFLPAFGEKTVRFTANDAAMDVTRSHTAIIATDLQLPSHQTVDSVPASGEKTVRFTATDAAMDVTRSHTAIIATGFDPQSHQNVGYLPASGEKTVRFTATDAAMDVTQCLTVNIATDSVSDSPLPHRDSHISSTHENMDVPLSPKRTHCPRRTRSSSANALDLGFKNSQSRTSDPLANPVIAAVAPAAPSPQETLHANGFLDQLTIQRPGVGTEKEAPGLVSAVLEKPVNKTMTDGPEEDVSMDMTEAQTGRILEETYTDGPLQGFSSTQDLHTNSDHLTKTGANSQQRNEALGSSNSDGVEITNLPDSLDSDETDTRDPEPRNQTLSQKMESPPSAVDDVDAAPSRKSRRVSLADLQSKLRRLSHMINTAPDAVPVDSCTASLPQLEHDMDKTSNDKTKSLPVTEPEPEVGLVNTQENTQAQGLMQEEQPSSTASPFKLKTKKLMSRLSVGGFKAKLPQRSRSDDSKKVNSVGEHTRTVTVNVTNHLSNFDHDVSDIYDEELGSYEDMSETLDIISPQKATEEVSASKEFNKEELFEDNVFEQGFNSAVNGKKRPLPEDENTTEDEKRMKKSTDMVADSETGLPSDVVECDGNITTAPSMTTQTTEYSNNSHTASIRCEATFESTFKQSLFESQLEDYTNDVYRKLDDGTITVLEFFKLFNIDFVIHNPRQSVLPGRLLSDTDRTPMDLLKDRHISWPKQMVYEKNVLSLTEKVEGLKERMRDLDKPLKIVNRPLWEEVRNFSEMELKSFGAKLKERNNLFRKMSKVQSHEMKEVLYSDLVQANLEEQQRLGGTIEEADEMIKSLDDCIREVETELAAVEEKGSEDTPGLKSLQEEMQKVTEALADNDRQISELEIQKKQNANKLNRLIAETRSLESHISMLNLVNEWKLGEKTDNCAVYTFLHETLHLQLVYKKPNGNDADRPSERKISDIRFKRQLDDEKSWGHACLVHRLLTQYIEGETDWVEKYPTSRHVPKLMHDVGLVVGRCRLLGEELRRLEMWGSLPLDILNISCVDTQVHIVFSSLKALSKFEVIFSVTLINHFCVLQVQSFKNMIGNTTIQQIEDIVASFSPGKNLLTKIVKKIHEKLLC; from the exons ATGGAGCCTCTGGATCCTGCCAGGAATGA TGAAGGCAGTGGATTCTCCAAGCGCCGCATTTCTTCG attttaaaggCACCTCGGAAATCAATCAGATTCCCTGACCCCGAGCAACAGGAAAATGTG GTGGAGTGTGTCAAACCAGTGGAAAAGAGGATTTCAAGAAGAGTCAGTTTCGCCCCTGCCGACGATGTTCTCGTGTTTACAAA GGATGTAAAAAATGCCCGAAGTCCTTTACAAGACTTAATGACAACAA cagcagcagccacacaaAATAG GGTCCAGGTGGCGGTCACTGATGGGATACAACAAATTACTG GAATGGAAACCCTGTTGAATGCTCCTCTACATGCTTCTCAACAAAGGGATAAG GTCACCTTTGATACAGGGGCTGACTTTGGAGAGAGAACAGTGGTGTTTTCCACAGATGATGCATTCATGGACATGACCCACAGCCACACTATAAACATTGCCAATGATGCAGAATTACTTGCAGATATTTCCCTCCGTAACTATGATGCTTTACCCGCTAGAGGAGAGAAGACAGTGATGTTCACTGCGAATGATGGCTGCATTGATAAGATTCCGAGTGGTGGGTCAGTATCACTACCTACCAGCAGAAACATGCATTTAAGCGtagagaaaataaacatttcctCATCCGTGCCTTCTTTCAATCCTGGGTTTGAAAACTTCCTCGTAAGTCTCTCTAAACCAAGTGGCCCCAGTGTTAACCCTGTGATCACCAGGATGACGCCTCCTGCTGGGGTGTCCTCTGAAGAAACAAGCTGCTCCCTGGCCCAGATTAAAACACAGAGGGCTGTCGTGGATAAAGAAAATCAGGCTCCAACTTCTGTTTCAGCTGTGATGGAGAAGTCACTAAATACATCCAGGAAGATTGGTGAATTATCTTATGGAAGTGCACTCTGTCCAAAAGACGATGTAAGCATGGATATGACTGAAGCTCATACAGGACGCATCCTGGGAttgactgatgatgatgatgatgatgatgatgacgtcTTTCAGTGTCTCATTCCCACACAAAAAATGCGCTCCCACCTTGACAACAGAGTGCCACAGACAGCAGAGAAgaccaaacaacagcagagtGGTAAAACACCGGCATCATTCAACCCTAAAG ATATGACATCATTGAAGAATCCTCCTCTACATGCCTCTCTTCAAAAACACAAG gtCAACTTTGATGCAAAAGATGAATGCAGAGAGAAAACCATAATGTTCACAGCAGGTGACGAGTTTATGGATATGACTCAGTGTCACACAGTGAACATTTCCAGTGGTTCAGTGGCTCCTCCAAACCAAAACGTGGACATTTTTCCCACCTGtgaaaaaagagacaaagctTCATCTGCAACAATGCTTCAGGAAAGAAAACGTGAGACTTGTGGTGCCCCTGGCTCGTCAGCTCATTTGGATCCGGAATTTCAAAACTTCCTTTCAGCTCTCTTTAAGCCAAGTGCCTCCAGTGGtaatcctcctcctcttcctgcgtTGTCCTCTCAGGAAGCTGTCAACACAAACAGCTCCCTGTCCCAGGTTAACAGTGATGGTGAAGAAAAGCgtgcacaaaataaatcaaggaGCTTTGGAGGATCATTAAATGTAGGGACAGTCTGTCCTGAAAATGACGTGAGCATGGATATGACCGAAGCTCAGACAGGCCGCATTACAGCACTCGCTGGCTCGGATGATCCTTTCCAGTTTCTTTTTCCCACGCAAGACATGTACTCCCAGGGTGACAGCCAGAGGAAGCAAGAGAAGACTTCAGGACAGAAGAACTGCACAG GCCTGGAAACCTCATCGAAGCCACTCTTGAAGACAAACATGCAAAGAAATCAG GCCAAGTTTGATGCTGAGGACGACTGCAGAGACAAAACTGTGAGGTTTACTGCAGATGATGCCTGTATGGATgtgacacacagtcacactgtaAACATTGCCACTCATCTCAAACTGCAATCGCAACAAAATTCGGACCTTTTACCCACATGCGGAGAGAAAACAGTGAGGTTTACTGCAAACGACGCAGCAATGGATATGACCCAGTGCCTCACTGTAAATATCGCCAATAGTTTAGTATCCGATTCAGTTTGTCCTGTGAAGAAACAAGAAGTCGAGACATCTGGTCTGCCCAGGAACAGACCGTCATCAGCACACAGGTTGGATCCACTATTTAATACAAGCCTCTCAAAACCAAGTGGCCCCGGTGTTAATCCTGTGATCGCAGGAGTCAAGCCTACAGCTGTGCAGTCCTTTAACATTAGGGACTCATTGAATGGAGGTACAGTCTGTCCAGAAGAGGATGTAACCATGGAAATGACTGAAGCTCAAACAGGCCGCATTCTAGCAATCACAGGTGCAGATGATCCTCTTCAGTGTCTTTTCCCCACAGAAGACATGTACCCCCAGAGTAGTAGTTTGAAGAAAGAAGAGATGACTTcacgacagcagcacagtgaAGCACTGGGATCATCTAACCGACAAG GTATGGAAACCACATTGACCACCTCCTTAAAGACGAGGCTGCAAAGACAG GTCAAGTGTGATATTGAGgatgactacagagagaaaACTGTGAGGTTTACTGCTGACGATGCCGCCATGGATGTGACACGAAGTCACACTGTCAACATTGCCACTGATTTACACCTGCACTCACACCAAAATGTGGATTTTTTACCTGCTTTTGGAGAGAAGACAGTGAGGTTCACTGCAAATGATGCAGCTATGGATGTGACAAGAAGTCACACTGCAATCATCGCCACCGATTTACAATTACAGTCACAACCGAATGTGGACTTTTTACCTGCTTTTGGAGAGAAGACAGTGAGGTTCTCTGCAAATGATGCAGCCATGGATGTGACAAGAAGTCACACTGCAATTATTGCCACTGACTTGCAGCTACAGTCACAACCACATGTGGACTTTTTACCTGCTTGTGGAGAGAAAACAGTCAGGTTCTCTGCAAGTGATGCAGCCATGGATGTGACAAGAAGTCACACTGCAATCATTTCTACCGATTTTGATCCAAAGTCACACCAAAATGTGGACTTTTTACCTGCTTTTGGAGAGAAGACAGTGAGGTTCACAGCAAATGATGCAGCCATGGATGTGACAAGAAGTCACACTGCAATTATTGCCACTGATTTACAACTGCCATCACACCAAACTGTTGACTCTGTACCTGCTAGTGGAGAGAAGACAGTGAGGTTTACTGCAACTGATGCAGCTATGGATGTGACACGAAGTCACACTGCAATCATTGCCACTGGTTTCGATCCACAGTCACATCAAAATGTGGGCTATCTACCTGCTAGTGGGGAGAAAACAGTGAGGTTTACCGCAACTGATGCCGCCATGGATGTGACCCAATGCCTCACTGTAAACATTGCCACTGATTCTGTATCAGATTCACCTCTTCCACACCGAGATTCTCACATTTCATCCACGCATGAAAATATGGATGTTCCTTTATCTCCGAAGAGAACACATTGTCCGCGTAGAACCCGGTCTTCATCAGCAAACGCTTTGGATCTAGGATTTAAAAACTCCCAGTCTAGGACGAGTGACCCCTTGGCTAATCCTGTGATCGCAGCAGTGGCTCCTGCCGCACCATCCCCTCAAGAAACACTACACGCAAATGGCTTCCTGGACCAACTTACAATCCAGAGGCCTGGTGTGGGTACTGAGAAGGAAGCTCCAGGTTTAGTTTCAGCTGTCCTGGAGAAGCCAGTAAATAAAACGATGACAGACGGTCCAGAGGAAGATGTAAGCATGGATATGACTGAAGCTCAAACAGGCCGTATTTTGGAAGAAACATATACAGATGGGCCTCTTCAAGGCTTTTCTTCCACACAGGACTTGCACACTAATTCTGACCATTTGACAAAAACGGGAGCGAATTCACAACAGAGAAATGAAGCACTGGGATCATCCAACTCTGACGGTGTGGAAATCACAAACCTTCCAGATTCTCTTGACTCAGATGAAACTGACACCAGGGACCCTGAACCAAGAAATCAAACTTTATCACAGAAGATGGAAAGTCCACCCAGTGCTGTtgatgatgttgatgcagcGCCTTCACGGAAGTCTCGACGAGTGAGTTTAGCTGATCTTCAGTCAAAACTAAGGCGTTTGAGCCACATGATTAATACAGCTCCCGATGCTGTTCCTGTGGACAGCTGCACAGCATCTTTGCCTCAGCTGGAGCACGACATGGACAAGACCTCAAACGACAAAACCAAATCCCTACCTGTAACAGAGCCTGAACCCGAAGTGGGTTTGGTTAACACTCAAGAAAATACACAAGCTCAGGGTCTTATGCAAGAAGAACAACCCTCTTCTACTGCAtctcctttcaaattaaagacTAAAAAACTTATGTCAAGACTCTCAGTGGGAGGCTTTAAGGCAAAACTCCCCCAAAGAAGCAGGTCAGATGATTCAAAGAAGGTGAATTCTGTGGGGGAACATACAAGAACAGTAACTGTCAATGTTACCAATCACCTAAGCAACTTTGACCACGATGTCAGCGATATTTACGATGAAGAGCTTGGTAGCTATGAAGATATGTCAGAAACGCTGGACATAATTAGTCCTCAGAAAGCCACTGAAGAAGTGAGTGCTTCAAAGGAGTTCAACAAGGAGGAGCTTTTCGAAGACAATGTATTTGAGCAGGGCTTTAATAGTGCCGTTAATGGAAAAAAGAGACCTTTGCCAGAGGatgaaaacaccacagaggATGAGAAGAGGATGAAAAAATCCACTGACATGGTCGCTGACAGTGAAACG gGATTACCGTCTGATGTTGTGGAGTGTGACGGGAACATCACTACAGCTCCAAGCATGACAACACAGACCACAGAATACTCCAACAACAGTCACACTGCCAGCATCAGATGTGAAGCCACATTTGAATCAA cttTCAAGCAAAGCCTGTTTGAGTCCCAGCTTGAGGACTACACCAACGATGTATACAGG AAACTTGATGATGGCACCATTACAGTGTTGGAGTTCTTCAAACTCTTCAACATAGACTTTGTCATCCACAATCCACGGCAAAGTGTTCTTCCTGGCAGA CTCTTGTCAGACACAGATCGCACACCAATGGATTTGTTGAAAGACAGGCACATCAGCTGGCCTAAACAGATGGTGTATGAGAAGAACGTCCTGAGCCTCACAGAGAAGGTGGAGGG GTTGAAGGAGCGAATGAGGGACCTTGACAAACCACTGAAGATTGTTAATAGACCTTTGTGGGAAGAAGTGAGAAATTTTTCAGAGATGGAG CTTAAATCGTTTGGCGCAAAACTAAAAGAGAGAAATAACCTCTTCAGGAAGATGAGCAAAGTGCAGTCACATGAAATGAAGGAGGTCCTGTACTCAGATCTGGTGCAGGCTAATCTG gaggagcagcagaggctggGAGGAACAATTGAGGAAGCAGACGAAATGATAAAAAGCTTGGATGACTGTATTCGTGAAGTAGAAACTG AGCTTGCTGCAGTCGAAGAAAAAGGCTCTGAGGACACACCTGGTCTGAAATCACTTCAGGAAG aaATGCAAAAAGTCACAGAAGCTTTGGCGGATAATGACCG ACAAATATCTGAGCTGGAGATCCAGAAGAAGCAGAATGCAAATAAACTGAACAGGCTGATAGCTGAGACGAGGAGCCTTGAGAGCCACATCAGCATGCTCAATTT GGTGAATGAATGGAAGcttggagagaagacagacaatTGCGCTGTCTACACCTTCCTCCACGAGACCTTGCATCTACAGCTGGTGTATAAAAAACCCAATG GTAACGATGCTGATCGTCCATCTGAAAGAAAAATATCAGACATCAGATTTAAACGCCAACTTgatg ATGAGAAGTCGTGGGGCCACGCCTGCCTCGTTCACAGACTGCTCACTCAGTACATCGAGGGAGAAACTGACTGGGTGGAGAAGTATCCAACGAGTAGACATGTTCCAAAG CTGATGCATGACGTTGGCCTGGTGGTGGGTCGCTGTCGTCTGCTGGGAGAGGAGCTGCGTCGGCTGGAAATGTGGGGGAGTCTACCGCTCGATATTCTCAACATCAGCTGTGTGGACACTCA GGTGCACATTGTCTTCAGCAGTCTCAAGGCACTCTCCAAGTTTGAGGTGATCTTCTCTGTCACCTTGATCAACCACTTCTGTGTCCTTCAAGTGCAGAGCTTCAAAAACATGATCGGAAACACAAC GATCCAGCAGATTGAAGACATCGTGGCGTCGTTCAGTCCAGGCAAGAACCTCCTGACAAAAATTGTCAAAAAGATTCATGAGAAGCTGCTTTGTTGA